Proteins from a single region of Puntigrus tetrazona isolate hp1 chromosome 2, ASM1883169v1, whole genome shotgun sequence:
- the evi5a gene encoding ecotropic viral integration site 5 protein homolog isoform X3, whose protein sequence is MRLTADSLSRTWCDTLCHWNKLDRGKILWRYLHPQMPGILNAVLQMDSVTSLSPSTGSQLSVDEMNLLSKLEEQNRLLENDSKSLYPLNGVLRSPTSPKTFSFEDDIWGDVIKDWDDWCKRKVGQIKVLTRRGVPAHRRPAVWQLLCDVQNVALEQKYSDLLKSSSRSETLILRDLARILPQHQLFHNKVGTCQKQLFNVLKAYSILDQEIGYCQGSVFIVGLLLTQMAEEDAFYLFVRLMKDFRMRDLYRSDMVELGCCVYQFDTMIKDQLPELHSHFQTQGFHTSVFSSSWFLNILLSSLPIRTAIRIFDIFMCEGLEIVFRVGLALLHMKQTELIKLDVEGMTNCLQNLESWASDPDGIIEVAYQIKYNPSRMKQLRQEYASIKTKKQQEQEELNGLSSENKHLKQRLALLEKRCSEKLVSQLKKELEKTQLNTARSQSALKEMQANILQMEEKSDVANGDSVMYLQTELIGCRLQESEALTELKVLKQHIKDLDEKWQKQQVHCGGQQKVTNAQNGLQGELLSTRLKEALAQAALKESRHKLMKLQTENTIYSNQLKRIEAHINIQRDHLQELTSQNQDLCSQLQQSRRQFSTVQCKLSKHTASLSQPALRPSTSAFSEAQ, encoded by the exons ATGAGATTAACAGCAGACTCTCTTAGCAG AACCTGGTGTGACACCTTATGCCACTGGAACAAATTAGACCGAGGAAAGATTTTATGGAGATATTTGCACCCCCAAATGCCAGGAATCTTGAACGCTG TGTTACAGATGGATTCTGTAACGTCTCTGTCTCCCTCAACGGGATCTCAGCTCAGTGTGGATGAGATGAACTTGCTCTCTAAACTAGAGGAACAGAACAG ACTGCTTGAGAACGATAGTAAGTCTCTGTACCCTCTAAATGGGGTCCTGAGAAGTCCCACCTCACCCAAAACCTTCTCTTTTGAGGATGACATATGGGGTGACGTCATTAAAGATTGGGACGACTGGTGCAAGAGAAAAGTAGGACAGATTAAG GTGCTGACCAGGAGGGGTGTCCCGGCTCATAGGCGCCCAGCTGTGTGGCAGCTGCTGTGTGACGTTCAGAATGTGGCCTTAGAGCAGAAGTACTCAGATCTGCTGAAGAGCTCATCTCGCTCCGAGACGCTCATACTCAGAGACCTGGCGCGCATTCTCCCTCAACACCAGCTCTTTCACAACAAAGTTGGTACTTGCCAGAAACAACTGTTTAATGTGCTGAAG GCTTACTCAATCTTAGACCAAGAGATTGGCTACTGTCAGGGGAGTGTGTTTATTGTAGGTCTATTGCTCACACAG ATGGCTGAAGAGGATGCCTTCTACCTTTTTGTGAGACTAATGAAGGACTTCAGAATGAGGGATCTGTATAGATCCGATATGGTTGAACTCGGCTGCTGCGTTTACCAGTTTGACACCATGATTAAG GATCAACTTCCTGAGCTTCATTCCCACTTCCAGACTCAGGGTTTTCACACCTCTGTGTTCTCCTCCTCTTGGTTTCTCAACATCCTCCTCTCATCTTTACCAATCAGAACTGCGATTAGGATTTTTGACATCTTTATGTGTGAG GGTTTGGAGATTGTGTTCCGGGTTGGTTTGGCTTTACTTCACATGAAGCAGACAGAACTCATCAAGCTTGACGTAGAGGGAATGACGAAC TGCTTGCAGAATCTAGAATCATGGGCTTCAGATCCTGACGGAATCATTGAAGTAgcatatcaaataaaatacaatccCAGCAGAATGAAaca GTTGAGACAAGAGTATGCATCTATCAAGACGAAAAAGCAGCAGGAGCAGGAAGAACTAAAT GGACTTTCCTCAGagaacaaacatttaaagcagaGGCTTGCCTTACTGGAAAAG AGGTGCTCAGAAAAACTGGTGTCACAGCTAAAGAAAGAGCTGGAGAAAACTCAGCTAAACACAGCCAGGTCACAAAGCGCTTTAAAAGAGATGCAGGCAAACATCTTGCAGATGGAAGAG AAAAGCGATGTGGCTAATGGGGACAGTGTGATGTATCTGCAGACGGAGCTGATCGGCTGTAGATTGCAGGAATCGGAGGCACTCACTGAACTCAAAGTGCTAAAACAGCACATTAAAGACCTGGACGAGAAGTGGCAG AAGCAGCAGGTGCATTGTGGAGGTCAGCAAAAGGTCACCAATGCACAAAATGGACTCCAGGGGGAGCTGTTAAGCACAAGACTGAAGGAAGCGCTCGCTCAAGCCGCTCTTAAAGAGAGCCGCCACAAACTGATGAAGCTGCAGACAGAG AACACAATTTACAGCAACCAGCTGAAACGTATCGAAGCGCATATAAACATCCAGCGAGATCATCTGCAGGAGTTGACGTCTCAGAACCAAGATCTGTGCAGCCAATTACAACAGAGCAGACGGCAGTTTTCTACTGTTCAGTGCAAG CTCTCCAAACATACTGCATCACTTTCTCAACCCGCACTGAGGCCTTCCACGTCCGCCTTCTCCGAAGCACAGTGA
- the evi5a gene encoding ecotropic viral integration site 5 protein homolog isoform X2, with amino-acid sequence MRLTADSLSRTWCDTLCHWNKLDRGKILWRYLHPQMPGILNAVLQMDSVTSLSPSTGSQLSVDEMNLLSKLEEQNRLLENDSKSLYPLNGVLRSPTSPKTFSFEDDIWGDVIKDWDDWCKRKVGQIKVLTRRGVPAHRRPAVWQLLCDVQNVALEQKYSDLLKSSSRSETLILRDLARILPQHQLFHNKVGTCQKQLFNVLKAYSILDQEIGYCQGSVFIVGLLLTQMAEEDAFYLFVRLMKDFRMRDLYRSDMVELGCCVYQFDTMIKDQLPELHSHFQTQGFHTSVFSSSWFLNILLSSLPIRTAIRIFDIFMCEGLEIVFRVGLALLHMKQTELIKLDVEGMTNCLQNLESWASDPDGIIEVAYQIKYNPSRMKQLRQEYASIKTKKQQEQEELNGLSSENKHLKQRLALLEKRCSEKLVSQLKKELEKTQLNTARSQSALKEMQANILQMEETELIGCRLQESEALTELKVLKQHIKDLDEKWQKQQVHCGGQQKVTNAQNGLQGELLSTRLKEALAQAALKESRHKLMKLQTENTIYSNQLKRIEAHINIQRDHLQELTSQNQDLCSQLQQSRRQFSTVQCKRDKEANLAVTAVLQKQITELQIQLSKHTASLSQPALRPSTSAFSEAQ; translated from the exons ATGAGATTAACAGCAGACTCTCTTAGCAG AACCTGGTGTGACACCTTATGCCACTGGAACAAATTAGACCGAGGAAAGATTTTATGGAGATATTTGCACCCCCAAATGCCAGGAATCTTGAACGCTG TGTTACAGATGGATTCTGTAACGTCTCTGTCTCCCTCAACGGGATCTCAGCTCAGTGTGGATGAGATGAACTTGCTCTCTAAACTAGAGGAACAGAACAG ACTGCTTGAGAACGATAGTAAGTCTCTGTACCCTCTAAATGGGGTCCTGAGAAGTCCCACCTCACCCAAAACCTTCTCTTTTGAGGATGACATATGGGGTGACGTCATTAAAGATTGGGACGACTGGTGCAAGAGAAAAGTAGGACAGATTAAG GTGCTGACCAGGAGGGGTGTCCCGGCTCATAGGCGCCCAGCTGTGTGGCAGCTGCTGTGTGACGTTCAGAATGTGGCCTTAGAGCAGAAGTACTCAGATCTGCTGAAGAGCTCATCTCGCTCCGAGACGCTCATACTCAGAGACCTGGCGCGCATTCTCCCTCAACACCAGCTCTTTCACAACAAAGTTGGTACTTGCCAGAAACAACTGTTTAATGTGCTGAAG GCTTACTCAATCTTAGACCAAGAGATTGGCTACTGTCAGGGGAGTGTGTTTATTGTAGGTCTATTGCTCACACAG ATGGCTGAAGAGGATGCCTTCTACCTTTTTGTGAGACTAATGAAGGACTTCAGAATGAGGGATCTGTATAGATCCGATATGGTTGAACTCGGCTGCTGCGTTTACCAGTTTGACACCATGATTAAG GATCAACTTCCTGAGCTTCATTCCCACTTCCAGACTCAGGGTTTTCACACCTCTGTGTTCTCCTCCTCTTGGTTTCTCAACATCCTCCTCTCATCTTTACCAATCAGAACTGCGATTAGGATTTTTGACATCTTTATGTGTGAG GGTTTGGAGATTGTGTTCCGGGTTGGTTTGGCTTTACTTCACATGAAGCAGACAGAACTCATCAAGCTTGACGTAGAGGGAATGACGAAC TGCTTGCAGAATCTAGAATCATGGGCTTCAGATCCTGACGGAATCATTGAAGTAgcatatcaaataaaatacaatccCAGCAGAATGAAaca GTTGAGACAAGAGTATGCATCTATCAAGACGAAAAAGCAGCAGGAGCAGGAAGAACTAAAT GGACTTTCCTCAGagaacaaacatttaaagcagaGGCTTGCCTTACTGGAAAAG AGGTGCTCAGAAAAACTGGTGTCACAGCTAAAGAAAGAGCTGGAGAAAACTCAGCTAAACACAGCCAGGTCACAAAGCGCTTTAAAAGAGATGCAGGCAAACATCTTGCAGATGGAAGAG ACGGAGCTGATCGGCTGTAGATTGCAGGAATCGGAGGCACTCACTGAACTCAAAGTGCTAAAACAGCACATTAAAGACCTGGACGAGAAGTGGCAG AAGCAGCAGGTGCATTGTGGAGGTCAGCAAAAGGTCACCAATGCACAAAATGGACTCCAGGGGGAGCTGTTAAGCACAAGACTGAAGGAAGCGCTCGCTCAAGCCGCTCTTAAAGAGAGCCGCCACAAACTGATGAAGCTGCAGACAGAG AACACAATTTACAGCAACCAGCTGAAACGTATCGAAGCGCATATAAACATCCAGCGAGATCATCTGCAGGAGTTGACGTCTCAGAACCAAGATCTGTGCAGCCAATTACAACAGAGCAGACGGCAGTTTTCTACTGTTCAGTGCAAG CGGGACAAAGAAGCAAACTTGGCCGTCACTGCAGTTCTTCAAAAGCAGATCACAGAGTTACAAATTCAA CTCTCCAAACATACTGCATCACTTTCTCAACCCGCACTGAGGCCTTCCACGTCCGCCTTCTCCGAAGCACAGTGA
- the evi5a gene encoding ecotropic viral integration site 5 protein homolog isoform X1 yields MRLTADSLSRTWCDTLCHWNKLDRGKILWRYLHPQMPGILNAVLQMDSVTSLSPSTGSQLSVDEMNLLSKLEEQNRLLENDSKSLYPLNGVLRSPTSPKTFSFEDDIWGDVIKDWDDWCKRKVGQIKVLTRRGVPAHRRPAVWQLLCDVQNVALEQKYSDLLKSSSRSETLILRDLARILPQHQLFHNKVGTCQKQLFNVLKAYSILDQEIGYCQGSVFIVGLLLTQMAEEDAFYLFVRLMKDFRMRDLYRSDMVELGCCVYQFDTMIKDQLPELHSHFQTQGFHTSVFSSSWFLNILLSSLPIRTAIRIFDIFMCEGLEIVFRVGLALLHMKQTELIKLDVEGMTNCLQNLESWASDPDGIIEVAYQIKYNPSRMKQLRQEYASIKTKKQQEQEELNGLSSENKHLKQRLALLEKRCSEKLVSQLKKELEKTQLNTARSQSALKEMQANILQMEEKSDVANGDSVMYLQTELIGCRLQESEALTELKVLKQHIKDLDEKWQKQQVHCGGQQKVTNAQNGLQGELLSTRLKEALAQAALKESRHKLMKLQTENTIYSNQLKRIEAHINIQRDHLQELTSQNQDLCSQLQQSRRQFSTVQCKRDKEANLAVTAVLQKQITELQIQLSKHTASLSQPALRPSTSAFSEAQ; encoded by the exons ATGAGATTAACAGCAGACTCTCTTAGCAG AACCTGGTGTGACACCTTATGCCACTGGAACAAATTAGACCGAGGAAAGATTTTATGGAGATATTTGCACCCCCAAATGCCAGGAATCTTGAACGCTG TGTTACAGATGGATTCTGTAACGTCTCTGTCTCCCTCAACGGGATCTCAGCTCAGTGTGGATGAGATGAACTTGCTCTCTAAACTAGAGGAACAGAACAG ACTGCTTGAGAACGATAGTAAGTCTCTGTACCCTCTAAATGGGGTCCTGAGAAGTCCCACCTCACCCAAAACCTTCTCTTTTGAGGATGACATATGGGGTGACGTCATTAAAGATTGGGACGACTGGTGCAAGAGAAAAGTAGGACAGATTAAG GTGCTGACCAGGAGGGGTGTCCCGGCTCATAGGCGCCCAGCTGTGTGGCAGCTGCTGTGTGACGTTCAGAATGTGGCCTTAGAGCAGAAGTACTCAGATCTGCTGAAGAGCTCATCTCGCTCCGAGACGCTCATACTCAGAGACCTGGCGCGCATTCTCCCTCAACACCAGCTCTTTCACAACAAAGTTGGTACTTGCCAGAAACAACTGTTTAATGTGCTGAAG GCTTACTCAATCTTAGACCAAGAGATTGGCTACTGTCAGGGGAGTGTGTTTATTGTAGGTCTATTGCTCACACAG ATGGCTGAAGAGGATGCCTTCTACCTTTTTGTGAGACTAATGAAGGACTTCAGAATGAGGGATCTGTATAGATCCGATATGGTTGAACTCGGCTGCTGCGTTTACCAGTTTGACACCATGATTAAG GATCAACTTCCTGAGCTTCATTCCCACTTCCAGACTCAGGGTTTTCACACCTCTGTGTTCTCCTCCTCTTGGTTTCTCAACATCCTCCTCTCATCTTTACCAATCAGAACTGCGATTAGGATTTTTGACATCTTTATGTGTGAG GGTTTGGAGATTGTGTTCCGGGTTGGTTTGGCTTTACTTCACATGAAGCAGACAGAACTCATCAAGCTTGACGTAGAGGGAATGACGAAC TGCTTGCAGAATCTAGAATCATGGGCTTCAGATCCTGACGGAATCATTGAAGTAgcatatcaaataaaatacaatccCAGCAGAATGAAaca GTTGAGACAAGAGTATGCATCTATCAAGACGAAAAAGCAGCAGGAGCAGGAAGAACTAAAT GGACTTTCCTCAGagaacaaacatttaaagcagaGGCTTGCCTTACTGGAAAAG AGGTGCTCAGAAAAACTGGTGTCACAGCTAAAGAAAGAGCTGGAGAAAACTCAGCTAAACACAGCCAGGTCACAAAGCGCTTTAAAAGAGATGCAGGCAAACATCTTGCAGATGGAAGAG AAAAGCGATGTGGCTAATGGGGACAGTGTGATGTATCTGCAGACGGAGCTGATCGGCTGTAGATTGCAGGAATCGGAGGCACTCACTGAACTCAAAGTGCTAAAACAGCACATTAAAGACCTGGACGAGAAGTGGCAG AAGCAGCAGGTGCATTGTGGAGGTCAGCAAAAGGTCACCAATGCACAAAATGGACTCCAGGGGGAGCTGTTAAGCACAAGACTGAAGGAAGCGCTCGCTCAAGCCGCTCTTAAAGAGAGCCGCCACAAACTGATGAAGCTGCAGACAGAG AACACAATTTACAGCAACCAGCTGAAACGTATCGAAGCGCATATAAACATCCAGCGAGATCATCTGCAGGAGTTGACGTCTCAGAACCAAGATCTGTGCAGCCAATTACAACAGAGCAGACGGCAGTTTTCTACTGTTCAGTGCAAG CGGGACAAAGAAGCAAACTTGGCCGTCACTGCAGTTCTTCAAAAGCAGATCACAGAGTTACAAATTCAA CTCTCCAAACATACTGCATCACTTTCTCAACCCGCACTGAGGCCTTCCACGTCCGCCTTCTCCGAAGCACAGTGA
- the evi5a gene encoding ecotropic viral integration site 5 protein homolog isoform X4 gives MPGILNAVLQMDSVTSLSPSTGSQLSVDEMNLLSKLEEQNRLLENDSKSLYPLNGVLRSPTSPKTFSFEDDIWGDVIKDWDDWCKRKVGQIKVLTRRGVPAHRRPAVWQLLCDVQNVALEQKYSDLLKSSSRSETLILRDLARILPQHQLFHNKVGTCQKQLFNVLKAYSILDQEIGYCQGSVFIVGLLLTQMAEEDAFYLFVRLMKDFRMRDLYRSDMVELGCCVYQFDTMIKDQLPELHSHFQTQGFHTSVFSSSWFLNILLSSLPIRTAIRIFDIFMCEGLEIVFRVGLALLHMKQTELIKLDVEGMTNCLQNLESWASDPDGIIEVAYQIKYNPSRMKQLRQEYASIKTKKQQEQEELNGLSSENKHLKQRLALLEKRCSEKLVSQLKKELEKTQLNTARSQSALKEMQANILQMEEKSDVANGDSVMYLQTELIGCRLQESEALTELKVLKQHIKDLDEKWQKQQVHCGGQQKVTNAQNGLQGELLSTRLKEALAQAALKESRHKLMKLQTENTIYSNQLKRIEAHINIQRDHLQELTSQNQDLCSQLQQSRRQFSTVQCKRDKEANLAVTAVLQKQITELQIQLSKHTASLSQPALRPSTSAFSEAQ, from the exons ATGCCAGGAATCTTGAACGCTG TGTTACAGATGGATTCTGTAACGTCTCTGTCTCCCTCAACGGGATCTCAGCTCAGTGTGGATGAGATGAACTTGCTCTCTAAACTAGAGGAACAGAACAG ACTGCTTGAGAACGATAGTAAGTCTCTGTACCCTCTAAATGGGGTCCTGAGAAGTCCCACCTCACCCAAAACCTTCTCTTTTGAGGATGACATATGGGGTGACGTCATTAAAGATTGGGACGACTGGTGCAAGAGAAAAGTAGGACAGATTAAG GTGCTGACCAGGAGGGGTGTCCCGGCTCATAGGCGCCCAGCTGTGTGGCAGCTGCTGTGTGACGTTCAGAATGTGGCCTTAGAGCAGAAGTACTCAGATCTGCTGAAGAGCTCATCTCGCTCCGAGACGCTCATACTCAGAGACCTGGCGCGCATTCTCCCTCAACACCAGCTCTTTCACAACAAAGTTGGTACTTGCCAGAAACAACTGTTTAATGTGCTGAAG GCTTACTCAATCTTAGACCAAGAGATTGGCTACTGTCAGGGGAGTGTGTTTATTGTAGGTCTATTGCTCACACAG ATGGCTGAAGAGGATGCCTTCTACCTTTTTGTGAGACTAATGAAGGACTTCAGAATGAGGGATCTGTATAGATCCGATATGGTTGAACTCGGCTGCTGCGTTTACCAGTTTGACACCATGATTAAG GATCAACTTCCTGAGCTTCATTCCCACTTCCAGACTCAGGGTTTTCACACCTCTGTGTTCTCCTCCTCTTGGTTTCTCAACATCCTCCTCTCATCTTTACCAATCAGAACTGCGATTAGGATTTTTGACATCTTTATGTGTGAG GGTTTGGAGATTGTGTTCCGGGTTGGTTTGGCTTTACTTCACATGAAGCAGACAGAACTCATCAAGCTTGACGTAGAGGGAATGACGAAC TGCTTGCAGAATCTAGAATCATGGGCTTCAGATCCTGACGGAATCATTGAAGTAgcatatcaaataaaatacaatccCAGCAGAATGAAaca GTTGAGACAAGAGTATGCATCTATCAAGACGAAAAAGCAGCAGGAGCAGGAAGAACTAAAT GGACTTTCCTCAGagaacaaacatttaaagcagaGGCTTGCCTTACTGGAAAAG AGGTGCTCAGAAAAACTGGTGTCACAGCTAAAGAAAGAGCTGGAGAAAACTCAGCTAAACACAGCCAGGTCACAAAGCGCTTTAAAAGAGATGCAGGCAAACATCTTGCAGATGGAAGAG AAAAGCGATGTGGCTAATGGGGACAGTGTGATGTATCTGCAGACGGAGCTGATCGGCTGTAGATTGCAGGAATCGGAGGCACTCACTGAACTCAAAGTGCTAAAACAGCACATTAAAGACCTGGACGAGAAGTGGCAG AAGCAGCAGGTGCATTGTGGAGGTCAGCAAAAGGTCACCAATGCACAAAATGGACTCCAGGGGGAGCTGTTAAGCACAAGACTGAAGGAAGCGCTCGCTCAAGCCGCTCTTAAAGAGAGCCGCCACAAACTGATGAAGCTGCAGACAGAG AACACAATTTACAGCAACCAGCTGAAACGTATCGAAGCGCATATAAACATCCAGCGAGATCATCTGCAGGAGTTGACGTCTCAGAACCAAGATCTGTGCAGCCAATTACAACAGAGCAGACGGCAGTTTTCTACTGTTCAGTGCAAG CGGGACAAAGAAGCAAACTTGGCCGTCACTGCAGTTCTTCAAAAGCAGATCACAGAGTTACAAATTCAA CTCTCCAAACATACTGCATCACTTTCTCAACCCGCACTGAGGCCTTCCACGTCCGCCTTCTCCGAAGCACAGTGA
- the rpl5a gene encoding 60S ribosomal protein L5a, whose amino-acid sequence MGFVKVVKNKAYFKRYQVKFRRRREGKTDYFARKRLVIQDKNKYNTPKYRMIVRLSNRDIVCQIAYAKIEGDAIVCAAYSHELPKYGIAVGLTNYAAAYCTGLLCARRLLSKFGLDKVYEGQIDVTGDEFNVESIDGQPGAFTCYLDAGLTRTTTGNKVFGALKGAVDGGLSIPHSTKRFPGYDSESKEFNAEVHRKHIMGQNVSEYMSYLMEEDEEQYKKQFSRFIKNGITPDSVEGMYKKAHASIRENPVHEKKPKREVKKKRWNRAKLTLAQRKDRVAQKKASFLRAQEAAADDD is encoded by the exons ATG GGCTTCGTTAAGGTTGTCAAGAACAAGGCGTATTTCAAGAGATACCAAGTGAAGTTCAGGAGGAGGAGAG AGGGAAAAACTGACTACTTTGCCCGCAAGCGCCTGGTCATTCAAGACAAGAACAAGTACAACACACCGAAGTACAGGATGATCGTTCGACTCTCCAACAGGGATATTGTTTGCCAG ATCGCATATGCCAAGATTGAAGGCGACGCGATCGTCTGCGCTGCTTACTCTCACGAGTTGCCAAAGTATGGCATTGCTGTTGGACTGACGAACTATGCTGCGGCTTACTGCACCGGTTTACTGTGTGCACGCAGG CTGCTGAGTAAGTTTGGTCTGGATAAGGTGTATGAAGGCCAGATTGATGTGACTGGCGATGAATTTAATGTGGAAAGCATTGATGGCCAGCCAGGGGCATTTACATGCTACCTGGATGCTGGACTTACCAGAACCACCACAGGGAATAAGGTGTTTGGAGCTCTCAAAGGAGCAGTTGATGGAGGACTGTCCATTCCCCACAG CACTAAACGGTTCCCGGGCTACGACAGTGAAAGTAAAGAGTTCAACGCGGAGGTGCACAGGAAGCACATCATGGGCCAGAATGTGTCCGAGTATATGAGCTATCTGatggaggaggacgaggagcagTATAAGAAGCAGTTCTCCCGCTTCATCAAAAACGGCATCACACCCGACTCT GTTGAAGGGATGTACAAAAAGGCCCATGCTTCCATCCGTGAGAACCCAGTTCATGAGAAGAAGCCCAAGAGAGAAGTCAAGAAGAAGAG GTGGAACCGTGCCAAGCTGACTCTGGCCCAGAGGAAGGACCGTGTGGCCCAGAAAAAGGCCAGCTTCCTCAGGGCTCAGGAAGCTGCTGCAGATGATGACTAA
- the evi5a gene encoding ecotropic viral integration site 5 protein homolog isoform X5, protein MDSVTSLSPSTGSQLSVDEMNLLSKLEEQNRLLENDSKSLYPLNGVLRSPTSPKTFSFEDDIWGDVIKDWDDWCKRKVGQIKVLTRRGVPAHRRPAVWQLLCDVQNVALEQKYSDLLKSSSRSETLILRDLARILPQHQLFHNKVGTCQKQLFNVLKAYSILDQEIGYCQGSVFIVGLLLTQMAEEDAFYLFVRLMKDFRMRDLYRSDMVELGCCVYQFDTMIKDQLPELHSHFQTQGFHTSVFSSSWFLNILLSSLPIRTAIRIFDIFMCEGLEIVFRVGLALLHMKQTELIKLDVEGMTNCLQNLESWASDPDGIIEVAYQIKYNPSRMKQLRQEYASIKTKKQQEQEELNGLSSENKHLKQRLALLEKRCSEKLVSQLKKELEKTQLNTARSQSALKEMQANILQMEEKSDVANGDSVMYLQTELIGCRLQESEALTELKVLKQHIKDLDEKWQKQQVHCGGQQKVTNAQNGLQGELLSTRLKEALAQAALKESRHKLMKLQTENTIYSNQLKRIEAHINIQRDHLQELTSQNQDLCSQLQQSRRQFSTVQCKRDKEANLAVTAVLQKQITELQIQLSKHTASLSQPALRPSTSAFSEAQ, encoded by the exons ATGGATTCTGTAACGTCTCTGTCTCCCTCAACGGGATCTCAGCTCAGTGTGGATGAGATGAACTTGCTCTCTAAACTAGAGGAACAGAACAG ACTGCTTGAGAACGATAGTAAGTCTCTGTACCCTCTAAATGGGGTCCTGAGAAGTCCCACCTCACCCAAAACCTTCTCTTTTGAGGATGACATATGGGGTGACGTCATTAAAGATTGGGACGACTGGTGCAAGAGAAAAGTAGGACAGATTAAG GTGCTGACCAGGAGGGGTGTCCCGGCTCATAGGCGCCCAGCTGTGTGGCAGCTGCTGTGTGACGTTCAGAATGTGGCCTTAGAGCAGAAGTACTCAGATCTGCTGAAGAGCTCATCTCGCTCCGAGACGCTCATACTCAGAGACCTGGCGCGCATTCTCCCTCAACACCAGCTCTTTCACAACAAAGTTGGTACTTGCCAGAAACAACTGTTTAATGTGCTGAAG GCTTACTCAATCTTAGACCAAGAGATTGGCTACTGTCAGGGGAGTGTGTTTATTGTAGGTCTATTGCTCACACAG ATGGCTGAAGAGGATGCCTTCTACCTTTTTGTGAGACTAATGAAGGACTTCAGAATGAGGGATCTGTATAGATCCGATATGGTTGAACTCGGCTGCTGCGTTTACCAGTTTGACACCATGATTAAG GATCAACTTCCTGAGCTTCATTCCCACTTCCAGACTCAGGGTTTTCACACCTCTGTGTTCTCCTCCTCTTGGTTTCTCAACATCCTCCTCTCATCTTTACCAATCAGAACTGCGATTAGGATTTTTGACATCTTTATGTGTGAG GGTTTGGAGATTGTGTTCCGGGTTGGTTTGGCTTTACTTCACATGAAGCAGACAGAACTCATCAAGCTTGACGTAGAGGGAATGACGAAC TGCTTGCAGAATCTAGAATCATGGGCTTCAGATCCTGACGGAATCATTGAAGTAgcatatcaaataaaatacaatccCAGCAGAATGAAaca GTTGAGACAAGAGTATGCATCTATCAAGACGAAAAAGCAGCAGGAGCAGGAAGAACTAAAT GGACTTTCCTCAGagaacaaacatttaaagcagaGGCTTGCCTTACTGGAAAAG AGGTGCTCAGAAAAACTGGTGTCACAGCTAAAGAAAGAGCTGGAGAAAACTCAGCTAAACACAGCCAGGTCACAAAGCGCTTTAAAAGAGATGCAGGCAAACATCTTGCAGATGGAAGAG AAAAGCGATGTGGCTAATGGGGACAGTGTGATGTATCTGCAGACGGAGCTGATCGGCTGTAGATTGCAGGAATCGGAGGCACTCACTGAACTCAAAGTGCTAAAACAGCACATTAAAGACCTGGACGAGAAGTGGCAG AAGCAGCAGGTGCATTGTGGAGGTCAGCAAAAGGTCACCAATGCACAAAATGGACTCCAGGGGGAGCTGTTAAGCACAAGACTGAAGGAAGCGCTCGCTCAAGCCGCTCTTAAAGAGAGCCGCCACAAACTGATGAAGCTGCAGACAGAG AACACAATTTACAGCAACCAGCTGAAACGTATCGAAGCGCATATAAACATCCAGCGAGATCATCTGCAGGAGTTGACGTCTCAGAACCAAGATCTGTGCAGCCAATTACAACAGAGCAGACGGCAGTTTTCTACTGTTCAGTGCAAG CGGGACAAAGAAGCAAACTTGGCCGTCACTGCAGTTCTTCAAAAGCAGATCACAGAGTTACAAATTCAA CTCTCCAAACATACTGCATCACTTTCTCAACCCGCACTGAGGCCTTCCACGTCCGCCTTCTCCGAAGCACAGTGA